ATCGTTTTATATGGGTTATTGCTGATAGTGCCAATCTGTTTAGCATCTACTTCGACCAACACTCTTTTCAATTTAGGTCTGTCACTCTGTTGGCCTTGACTCATTTTAATATCTGAATTCTTAACGTCGTTAGGCACTTTATGTTGATAATCGCGATTCCAAGAGCTATCTGTAGAGCTTTCTGGTGGTGACTTTTTCGGTAAGTGAAATAACTTTCCTTGAGTATCATCATTGATGATGGCCTCTGAGTTATTCGCATCTAATTGAAGATCTTGAATCGCGTTTTTCAATGGAAGAATTCGGTTACCTCTTGCTAATAAAAAAGCAGGTAATTCTATAAAACCGGCTTGGCTTCCTGTTCTAATATTATATCCAATCACCTCTGACTCATAACCTGATCTGGCTAAAAATTCATCCTGAATTTTAACTGTATATCGCCCTGGTGCTAAACCTAAAAATTCAAAGTATCCGTCAGCATCAACTTTGATTTCCTGTATAAGCTCATTTCGATTATCAAGTAGACTAATCATGGCATTGGTCACTGGGGTTTGTGAGCCATGTTTTTCACGTAAAACAAAACCAATTAACTCTGTGGTCAAATGAAAGGGAATATCTACCTTAATATAAGAACCTGGATGAGTATAAACGACAAAATCATTGTCGATACTTTGACTACCATTTTTCCAGCGCGCACCAAAAGTTGTTACACCACCGGAAGCAAGTCCTGGTAAAATGACTCTTCCTGAATTTCCTGTAGTTAAACCTTTCCAAGCCTTATTTCCAAAAAACTCAACTCCTGATAAGTCATAGTCTAACGGGTCAAATTGATTATTTAATTGCCGATCTAAATACACATGCGCATCTAACGTCGTTGATTGGCTCGTCATCTCACTACTGAAGATTGGGCGGCTATTATAATGATCATAACCGAAGAAGAAACGAACACCGGCCTGAATATTCCAGCGCTCATCTGCACTATAATTTGAAGACAAAGTTAGCTGGTACTGTTTTGTATCATAACCAACATTATAACCAAGCTGCCAATTTTTGTCTGAATCTTGAAGCGGTAAATAACGCAAATTAAAATAGTGATTAATCCCACTTTCAGAAACTGGGGCGTATTGAAGAAGCATACTTGAAGAGTTCTGAATAAAATCACCTTCGACCGGATTATAGTTTAATGCCGCACTCACCCTGAGCTCTCTTGAAATTCGCCCTCCAAGATTCAAACTTCCGGTTAAAGAGTTTATTTTATCTTCATGACCATCGAGTGTTGATTTTATAATTGAGTAATCAAGGGTATGATTCAGATAAACACTTTCAAAAGAGCGTGATAATCGATTTGATAAACGCCAAACATTAGTATCATTTTCATCTCGAAAATTAGCATTAAGGCCGTAACTCCATCGCGACAACACACCTGAAATATTAGCATTAACTAAATGGACGTCACTCTCTTTAGCATTAATTCGGGGGCTCTCGTAGTCTGATGCAGATTCATAAGCAAAAGAAAAACGCTTATCATCAAATAAATTACCTGTGATAGTCGTCAATTGTGCAAAGCCAAGATCTTGATCAACTGAAATATCATTTTCAACTAAAAAACCTGGAAAACTCAGTGCATTTTTCATGCTGAGCAACTGAATGTCTTCATCATCTTGATTTTTAGTATTATAGAGGCTTACTCCAAACTGCCAGTTATCGCTAATACCGTAATCTAAGCTCATTCCTAAATCAGTAAATTCATACTGACTACCGTTTTTATCATTAATAAGCTTGTGATTAGGGTCAAGCGCAAAAACATTATACGCAATGTCATTTTTTGCTAATGCATTCTTAGTTAAATCTAAATATTTTTCAATTACATCGGCTTCACCAAATGGCCCAAACAGCTTTATTTGATATATATTTTGACCATATTCTGTGGGCACGTCTTCGAATACTAATAAACCATCTTGTGGGACAGTGATTACTCTTAAAAAGCGGTTATTATGATATAGTTCAGCCTCCCAACCCGGTGGGGCTTGTTCATTTATGGTAATCAGTAGGTTTTGACGGCGAAAGTTCTCGGGACTGCGGTCAAATACAATCCCTAGGCCTGATTTAACTCGAGACGTTAAGCTGTTACTGCTCCCACTAACATCACCGAAACTGTATTTATCAAACATGCCCAGTATGCGCTGATTCGGTGCAGTTTTATAACGAGAAAACTCTAATCGAGAGGCTAGTTCGCTGCCGTTACTTTGCCCGAGCGTCAGGCTGGCTGAGTGGTAAAATAGATCCGACACCAACTGAACAGAAAAGTTATTATTTTTATTTTTTTCGCTCCAGCTAATTGCGCTGTTAAATAAGCCATTTGGGGCGGTAAAAAAACGATACTGATCAGCAATGGTCACATCCCGAGCCGAAGTCACCTCTTTTTCTTGCGAAACTGACACGCCAGATAAAGCATTAAGTTTCCTTATTCGTTCTAATTCCTCTAGTTTTTGTTTTGGGAATTTATAATCATATGTGTCGATTTCGGCTATTAAACGAAAATTATTGTAAGTCACTTTTAAATCAAACAATGATTCAAGAAATGCTTCCGAAACATAAATATTATAATCATCCTGCCCCCAAACAATTGTCGACTTGTCAGGGTTAATTGTGGGGGCTAATAGTTCAAAGATATATTCCTTATCGTCTTTCCATACTGTCAGATTGCGATCAACAAGTATGTATTTTAAATTTAGAATATCGAAGAGTGGCTCAACAGCAAAAAATAGCACTTCACCTTGGTGGTATGCATCTAAGGAATTAAAGATTATTTCACGATCTAATTTAACATTGAGAAGAACATAATTTTCTTCAATTAAGCCTATGTGGCTCACTTGGGATTGAATAGACCCAAAGAGAAAAAAAGGGCAAATAAAAACAAAAAAAGCACAAACTGACAAGGCAGATCGTACTTTTAAAGTCGTGACATTCATCTGTATGACCTACAAAATGACTTTTTTCTCAAAAATACGATCATCCCCAAACTGCTTATCACTCGTAAAACGTAATAATAAATGTTCCGCTTTTACGCCTTTAGTCGATAGCTGATAATGCTTACTTTTAGTTTCAGGATAAATTGACTCTCCGTTTAAGCCATCTAATCGCTCGTTATTTCGAATATCTATCAACTCTAACTTACCGTAGATAGAGCGCAGCCCATTCTTATTGATAGAGAATTGAACAACTTCATTATTGATATTCACTTTATCAAAAGCAACTTCAACAGGCACATCACCTGTACGAACAATCACGGGAACATTATGTAAAAGCTTTGGTTGTATAGAAATTGAAGCATTTTCAGAGCCAGAAGAGCGGCCGTTATCATCAGATGCAATTGCACCACAATCAATCACTAAATAAGAACGATATTCTGCGGGTTCAGCATTGGCTTTTCTACGCATAGAGAAACGTATCGTTTGAGAATTGGCAGGTGTTAATACAAATTTTCTTGGTGAATAACGAACCCAATTCACCGCAGAGTTACTTGGTAACTCTTCTGACTTATTTTTTCGCATTTGACCGAATTCGTTAAAGTCATAATGCTTAAAAGACAATTTACATTGCTGAGAAGTGATATCGCGGTTAAACACAACGAAATCAGTATTGGCCGTTTCTTTATCGAGATAAATCCGAAAAGTCGTTAAATGAATCGCCTGACTAGAAAAAGAAAATACGCCAAAAATCAGTAAAGTAATAAAAATTAAATTTTGCATTACAATCCTTATAATAAGTGCGCCATTAAAGTGACGCACTTTGAACCATATTAAAAAATTTACTTTTAATATGTCACGTCAATAGTAAATGATTCTGTCAATAAAGTACCTGGAGTATTTGTTTGAGTGGACGTAATCGTTCCACCCACTGAAATCCTCGTAATACCCGGAGACGGAATGCCAGCCCCTGCGGTATTGCCTACCGTGTCAGCAGCATTAGCAAGCGTAACAGGTAAAGGAGTGCCTGGTGTAAAAGCAGTGCAATTATCACCATTGCCTGCACCGTTATAAGTCCCTACACACCCAACAGCAGTGAAGTTAAACGTTGTACCACTGGTAATATTGCTCACTGTTACATTGACAGTCCCGCCAGGCACACCTGATATTTCGTACAGGCCTGGTGTACCTTTGTCACCCGAAGTAACAATACAACCTACGCCCGATAAATCACCAAAGTTCGCACCGACCGTGTCCCCACCAGTACTAGCAAGGCCCATAGTGCCATCCCCAACATAGGTCGTTGCAGTGGCATCATCAGAAATAGCCATAGTACAAATAGATCCTGAGGCCAACCCTAAACCACCGCCAAAATCCATAGCGGTTTTTTGTATTAATGCGATGTCGGGAACTGTTGAAAAGCCAACATCGTAACTGGTTGAAGCTGCGATTGCTGAACTTGAAATACTGACTGCAGCAATGATTACACTAAATCTCACTTTATTTGGTAGTTGCATAACTACTCTCCTCACACATTCGTTTCATTAAATTAAAATGATTCTGCTCAATCAGTTTTCTAGTAAACAACATTTACAGGAAAAGATTCCGTATAAGCCGTATTAGGAGTTAAGTCTGTACCACCTATTGTAACTGTGCCTCCAACCGAAAAAACCAGCTCGCCTTCCACTACATAACCTGGAGCGCCCGAGCCCTCCTCTGTCGCAGTCGCGGCAGGTAGCTTAGTGGTTTTAGGTGTCCCCGGAACAAACGCATCGCATGAGTCTTGGCTATCAGCCGCAGCTGCAGAATTATCAAAATTCACGATGCAGCCCGAATTTGGAGAAAAATTAAAGTCAGCACCGACTACACCATCAATGGTTATAGTGACATTAGTTGAACCGAGTCCCTTGATTTTGTACACTCCCGGCGTCGCCGTGCCATTTACACAGCCCAAACCTGTTAAGGCACCAAAACTAGCCGCTGTTGCTGCGCCCGTATCTTGGTACTGCATGAGTGCACCTTCACCAGGTACTGTGGCATTCATTAAACATGTTCCACCAGCAGTAACAAACATATTGGCACCAAACGACAGCGCTTGTTTTTGGCTAAGTACAACATCTGGTAACGTTGTCACTGTGACGTTAAAGCTTTCAGAAGCGGCGTAAGACGCTCCTGAAGCGACAAATAATACAATGCTAGCTAGTCTGGCTGGACTAAGTTTTATTGGTTGCATAACAACCCTCCTCACTGTTTATCCAAATGATAAGTAGTTCTTAGCTTAGATGATAAAAAGAAGAAAGGGAGAAAGCATCCTTTGCTTATTAAATCTATCCTTCGCTCTCACCATATCGACTCATTGAAGTTTATCTTTAGAAAGAAGGTAGATCTTTTCGCAGTATGCGTTTTAGCCTTTTATTAATTTAATGCCATCATTGCTTTTCATATCAACAAATCCATCTAACACTGATGAAGGAATAAAACTTTGCGCTGTCCCAACCACGGCTTTGGAATTAATGCCGATAATACGCGCATTAACCAAATAACCCGTCTTTTGTCTAGTGAGAGTCCCAACAAGTACGTATTTAATCGGTATGCTGGTGCTCAACTCTAGGTAATCTCGAGTCAAAATAAAATCCCCTTTAGGGCTAACTCGAATATAACCTGTAGATTTAAAGTCAATTACTGGGATCCCAAATTTATGCACTTCATGAAGTAAACTCTCTGCCAACTGATTACCGATAATATTTGTCTCATCAAAGTCGCTGTCCGTAAAAACAAAACTCGTGATGGCCATCGGTGTGGTGCTATTTACATACTGAAGGTTCGACACCAAATCCTGCATAATTGCCTGGGAATAAAAATTGATATTTTCATTTTTGATTGGGCTCACGGAATAAGCATTGTGTTGCTGATATTTTTGCTTTTGATAATGTAAGTTTTCAGCACTTTCATACTCTTCAGCACCAGCAAGCACTTTGACTTGATATTTTTCATCATCAGAAGAACTACTCAAAAAAGAGCTGCAACCACCCAGAGCGAGTAAACCTGCCGTTAACAAGATAGATTTCATAAAACTCCCCTTTTTCAATATTCACTTCGATAAAGCATACCCGCTCGCTGCTTTATTTTTGTATCACTCCACAGCACTTCAATTGGCATTGATCGACTTGCTGCTGCGACGGCGATATTCGTTGATAAATCAATCAGTTTTGCATTTACGATAAAGTGTTTTTCACTGACCGTATATGTCCCTGATATTACGTAGTCTATTTTTTGACTCGCTTGCAATTTATTAGGGTCTGAGCTCAACATAATCGATTCATTTTTTTTCAACTGAATTGCTTCAGATCTTCTATGCTCGATAACATTGAAGCCCAATGTCGTCAGACCGACACTCAAACTTTCACTTATTTGTTGCCCTAACATGTACTCTTGTGGATTATTAGCATGCGCTGACATTGAATCCATTGCAATAAACGTCATTACAGCAATCGTTGAACCAACCCTAAAGTTAGCCATATCTTTTAACATAGCGTAATTAAGTTGATCGACCTCAGGTCGCAAGTTTGACTTAACATACTCTATTTGAATCTTTTGCTCGGAATCTGGAAGCACCTTAGGTGGTTCAGACGTAATTTGGCACCCAGCAATCAGTACGGGTATCAAAAAGCTTATTAAAATTCGGCTCATTGACGTCACCAGTAGAAAATAATTATCTTTATAAAGCAAAAAAGGTGCCAGTTGGCACCTTTTTATGAGTCTTTACGATTAAAGTAAGGTCTTTATATACGCAGCTAACTCATCCTTCAAATCATCTCTGCGCAAAGCGTACGCAACATTTGCTTTCATATAACCTAACTTACTACCACAATCGTGACTGCTTCCTTTCATATAATAGGCTTCTACAGTATCCGTTTCCATTAACATGGCAATCGCGTCAGTAAGTTGAATTTCATCACCGGCTCCTGGCGGTGTTCGTTTCAGTAATGCCCATATTTTTTCGCTTAACACATAACGTCCAACTACCGCTAAGTTAGATGGTGCCTCATCAACCGGCGGTTTTTCTACCATAGCGGCAATCTTTGCCGACTCTCCGGCACTTAGGTTAACACCTTGAATATCGACAACACCAAATTTATCGACGTCTTGGTGAGGAACTTCCTCAACCATTATTTGGCTCACTGACGACTGATTATATTTAACAATCATATCCGCCAAGTTATCTTGTTTTAAGTCGCTGCTCGCTTCATCTAGTATCACATCAGGCAGAATAACAGCAAATGGATGCTCACCAATAATTGGTGCAGCACAAGCTATTGCATGGCCTAACCCTTTGGCTTCACCTTGGCGAACATGAATAATCGTGACATCTTTTGGACAAATCGCTTTAACTTCGTCGAGTAATTGACGCTTCACTCGTTTTTCAAGGGTCGCTTCAAGTTCAAAACTGGTATCAAAATGATTTTCGATTGAATTTTTACTCGCATGAGTGACTAAGACGATTTCTTTAATACCGGCAGCAATCGCCTCCGCAACCACATATTGGATCAATGGCTTATCGACTATCGGAAGCATTTCCTTAGGAATTGCTTTTGTAGCAGGTAGCATTCTCGTGCCTAAGCCTGCTACGGGGATCACTGCTTTTTGAATTTTTTTCATCATGTAACAACCTTGTTTATCACTAATGTTATATCGCTACTGGCGCTTTAATATGGGGGTGTGCTTGATAATTCACTAACTCAAAGTCGTCATATTTAAACGCAAATATATCTTTCACTGCTGGGTTTATTTTCATCGTCGGTTTAGGAAATGGTGTGCGTGAAAGCTGCTCATCAACCTGCTCTAGATGATTTAAATATAAATGTGCATCACCAAAAGTATGAACAAAATCGCCCACCTCTAAATCACACACTTGAGCGATCATCATCGTTAACAATGCGTAGCTTGCAATATTAAATGGCACTCCCAATAAAATATCAGCGCTTCGCTGATACAACTGACATGACAACTTGCCATCTAACACATAAAACTGGAAGAGGGTGTGGCAAGGCGGTAAAGCTTGCTTGCCGTTTGCAGCATTTTCGCTCGGCGAAAATTGTGTATCGGGTAACACAGCCGGATTCCAAGCGCTGACAATCAAACGACGCGAGTCTGGATTGGTTTTAATCTGCTCAATGAGTTCAGCGATTTGATCTATTACTTGACCATCTTGTCCTTGCCAAGAACGCCACTGAGCACCATACACAGGGCCTAACTCGCCATTTTCTGTGGCCCAACCATCCCAAATTTTCACGCCATTATCCGTCAAATATTTGATATTGGTATCACCGGCTAAAAACCAAAGCAGCTCATGGATAATTGACTTTAAGTGGCATTTTTTAGTGGTGACTAATGGAAAGCCTTCACTTAAATCAAAACGCATCTGATAACCGAAAACACTAATGGTACCCGTTCCAGTTCTATCTTCTTTTTTCACGCCTTGCTCTTTAACATGACGCATTAACGCTAAATACTGTTTCATTTTCTTACTTCTAAATTAATTTAATACTGTTTTATGCTGAGTGCGATAAGCCCAAACTAAAAAGCCGATACCTGCAAAAATCATGGGGGTGGATAAAATTTGCCCCATAGAGATCATGCCTGCAAACAAACCTAAATGTGCATCAGGCTCTCTAAAGTATTCAACAAAAAAGCGGAAGCTGCCGTAACCTAATAAAAACACACCAGCCACACTTCCCGCAGGACGAGGCTTTTTGATAAACCATTGCAAAATTAAAAACAACACCAACCCTTCTAAAAATGCTTCATATAATTGCGACGGGTGACGAGCCAATGCGCCAGCTCCTGGAAACACAACTCCCCATGACACATCGGTAGTGCGGCCCCATAATTCGCCATTGATGAAATTCCCTATGCGTCCTGCCAGTAAACCAAGAGGCACTAATGGAGCCACAAAGTCACCCACTTCAAGCAAGCGTTTTTGCCTCGTTTTGGCAAACCACACTACCGCCAGCACAACTCCAATCACACCACCATGAAATGACATACCACCTTGATCAATTCGGAATAAATAAAATGGATTTTCTAAGAAATAGCTAAATTGATAAAACAACACATAACCAAATCGACCACCTAAAATAACCCCTAACATGCCATAAAAAAGTAGATCGCTTACGTGATCTTTCGTCCATTGCCCGTCACTTTTTACCGCTTGTCGGTTAGCCAGCCACATCGCACAGGCAAAACCAATTAAATACATCATGCCGTACCAACGGACACTCAGGGGGCCGATTGAAAATATAATCGGATCAATTTCAGGAAACGCTAACGCCATTTAATATATGCCTTTAAGAAAATAACATTCGAATTGCTACAATAACCAACAAGATAGCAAAGATTTTTTTTATTATACCCACAGGTAAAAACTGAGTGGCTTTTGCCCCTAGCTGAGCAAATACCGCAGACGTCACTACTATACCAAACAATGCCGGCAAATAAACAAACCCAGCAAACCCATCAGCTAAATTAGTCGTACTTAGCCCTGAAAAGACATAGCCAACCGTCCCAAATACAGCAATAACAATCCCGCTGGCCGCTGAGCAGCCTATCGCCTTTTTCATATTCACAGAGAAAAAAGTTAGAAAGGGAACCAATAACGCCCCGCCACCAATTCCTATTAAGCCAGATACGCCGCCCAATAATGCGGTCAAACTAGCCAATATTGGCGTACTGGGTAGTTTCCGCTCTTTGATTTGTGGTTTGGCCAGCATCATTCGTAAGGCAATAAACACCACACTAATAGCAAAAACAGTTTTCAAAAATGAAACCGGAATAAAGCTGGCTAAAAACCCACTGATAAGGGCTCCAATCGCTACCCCCACTAACACTGCAGGTGCAATCTCCCAAGGGATATTGTTATTCTTATGATGTGCGAAAGCGGAGGACGTAGAGGTAAATATAATAGAAGCTAGCGATGTCGCAATCGCAACAACAAACACACGCTCAGTGTCTAGTACATGAAATGTCACCAGTAAGTAGCTAAGTGCAGGGACGATGATCAATCCTCCCCCTATGCCCAATAATCCAGCCAAAAACCCCACCGCACATCCCAACATAGCGCAATAGGTGATGATAGACATTAAATCATTCATGGCTTCCAATCTGAAATTAGTTATATGCTTATATTTTTTTATTATACTGATTATGTGTCAATTAAACAGATTTAATCGGGTCATTCAAACCATGGCAGGTATAAAGCAATTGGCTCAAACCATGCTCAACAATAAAGTTGCGTACCAAGCGTTGCACTAAAATGGCACTGGGTTGCATTAAACACTCAGCCAATAAATCCTCCATAAAGCGAACCTCTAAACGACGAAGTGCCCACTTGACTTGATTTATTGAGCCAGAATTCATACTTAAACCGCGATAACCCATTGCAACAAGTAGAATGGCCCCTTCAGGATCGGCTGCTAGCTCACCACATAAACTAAATGGCAATTCAAATTGCTGACATTGCGCAGCAATCGTATTTAAAACTCGTAGCACGGCAGGATGATAAGGATTAAACAGCTCTGCAACTCGTGCATTCGTCCGATCGACCGCCAATAAGTATTGGGTTAAATCATTACTACCAACCGAGCAAAAATCGACTTTTTCGGCCCATTCCGGTATCAAGAAAACACTCGAAGGTACTTCAAGCATCACCCCGACCTCTGGCATTTCGATGGTATAAAATTCATCAGACCATTCATCTTCAAGCTCATAATAAGCCCGCTCTAATAAGCGCTTAGCTTGTGAGACTTCACTGACATCTGTCACCATCGGAAATAAAATTTTTAAATTGCCTAAACCTGCGTTAGCTTTGAGCATCGCTTTGAGCTGATCTAAAAATAACTCAGGGTGATCCAAACTAACCCGCACGCCACGCCAACCTAAAAATGGGTTTTCTTCTTTAACATCGAAATAGCTCAGCATTTTATCGCCACCAATATCAAGCGTTCGCATCACAACCGGTGAAGGATAATACGCGCTCAACACTTGGCGATACCAATTTTCTTGCTCAGCTTGGGTTGGAAACGCATTTTTTTGCATAAACCAAGCTTCGGTTCGATATAATCCAACCCCGTCCATAAAATTAGCACTAGCCAAATCTGATGACAATTCAAGTCCAGCATTTACCAGTAATTTAACATGTTCGCCATCTAAGGTTTCAGCTGCTAAGTGATGCTCAGATTCAAATTGATCATGCAGTAAGCCTTCTTGCTTTTTAATTTGCGTATATTCACGTAACAACATGCTCGATGGCGAAATATATAAACGCCCTGCATATGCATCTAAAATAACTTCTTTGCCGTCGACTTGGAGTAAAGGCAGTTCAGACACCCCCCAAATCGCGGGGATCCCAAGGGCGCGAGTTAAAATAGACGCATGAGAGTTGGCTGCACCACT
The genomic region above belongs to Pseudoalteromonas ulvae UL12 and contains:
- a CDS encoding MSCRAMM family protein — encoded protein: MNVTTLKVRSALSVCAFFVFICPFFLFGSIQSQVSHIGLIEENYVLLNVKLDREIIFNSLDAYHQGEVLFFAVEPLFDILNLKYILVDRNLTVWKDDKEYIFELLAPTINPDKSTIVWGQDDYNIYVSEAFLESLFDLKVTYNNFRLIAEIDTYDYKFPKQKLEELERIRKLNALSGVSVSQEKEVTSARDVTIADQYRFFTAPNGLFNSAISWSEKNKNNNFSVQLVSDLFYHSASLTLGQSNGSELASRLEFSRYKTAPNQRILGMFDKYSFGDVSGSSNSLTSRVKSGLGIVFDRSPENFRRQNLLITINEQAPPGWEAELYHNNRFLRVITVPQDGLLVFEDVPTEYGQNIYQIKLFGPFGEADVIEKYLDLTKNALAKNDIAYNVFALDPNHKLINDKNGSQYEFTDLGMSLDYGISDNWQFGVSLYNTKNQDDEDIQLLSMKNALSFPGFLVENDISVDQDLGFAQLTTITGNLFDDKRFSFAYESASDYESPRINAKESDVHLVNANISGVLSRWSYGLNANFRDENDTNVWRLSNRLSRSFESVYLNHTLDYSIIKSTLDGHEDKINSLTGSLNLGGRISRELRVSAALNYNPVEGDFIQNSSSMLLQYAPVSESGINHYFNLRYLPLQDSDKNWQLGYNVGYDTKQYQLTLSSNYSADERWNIQAGVRFFFGYDHYNSRPIFSSEMTSQSTTLDAHVYLDRQLNNQFDPLDYDLSGVEFFGNKAWKGLTTGNSGRVILPGLASGGVTTFGARWKNGSQSIDNDFVVYTHPGSYIKVDIPFHLTTELIGFVLREKHGSQTPVTNAMISLLDNRNELIQEIKVDADGYFEFLGLAPGRYTVKIQDEFLARSGYESEVIGYNIRTGSQAGFIELPAFLLARGNRILPLKNAIQDLQLDANNSEAIINDDTQGKLFHLPKKSPPESSTDSSWNRDYQHKVPNDVKNSDIKMSQGQQSDRPKLKRVLVEVDAKQIGTISNNPYKTISGQVIVDKNALFTLQLGAYSNAIQAEAIAEKYRAEVMETTDDNTALNYKVVTGRFPSKEAALNYGQQHLKGTDFFPRLYFTKATSNETEKNTWVVQFFAGKTLPKTTKFEAMRKDGLFYAYKNINGEPLVCIISKGFKSKNEALVFLNKSALDGFVLHQASFNNIERL
- a CDS encoding fimbrial biogenesis chaperone yields the protein MQNLIFITLLIFGVFSFSSQAIHLTTFRIYLDKETANTDFVVFNRDITSQQCKLSFKHYDFNEFGQMRKNKSEELPSNSAVNWVRYSPRKFVLTPANSQTIRFSMRRKANAEPAEYRSYLVIDCGAIASDDNGRSSGSENASISIQPKLLHNVPVIVRTGDVPVEVAFDKVNINNEVVQFSINKNGLRSIYGKLELIDIRNNERLDGLNGESIYPETKSKHYQLSTKGVKAEHLLLRFTSDKQFGDDRIFEKKVIL
- a CDS encoding FlgO family outer membrane protein, whose product is MKSILLTAGLLALGGCSSFLSSSSDDEKYQVKVLAGAEEYESAENLHYQKQKYQQHNAYSVSPIKNENINFYSQAIMQDLVSNLQYVNSTTPMAITSFVFTDSDFDETNIIGNQLAESLLHEVHKFGIPVIDFKSTGYIRVSPKGDFILTRDYLELSTSIPIKYVLVGTLTRQKTGYLVNARIIGINSKAVVGTAQSFIPSSVLDGFVDMKSNDGIKLIKG
- a CDS encoding FlgO family outer membrane protein, with the translated sequence MSRILISFLIPVLIAGCQITSEPPKVLPDSEQKIQIEYVKSNLRPEVDQLNYAMLKDMANFRVGSTIAVMTFIAMDSMSAHANNPQEYMLGQQISESLSVGLTTLGFNVIEHRRSEAIQLKKNESIMLSSDPNKLQASQKIDYVISGTYTVSEKHFIVNAKLIDLSTNIAVAAASRSMPIEVLWSDTKIKQRAGMLYRSEY
- the galU gene encoding UTP--glucose-1-phosphate uridylyltransferase GalU, producing the protein MKKIQKAVIPVAGLGTRMLPATKAIPKEMLPIVDKPLIQYVVAEAIAAGIKEIVLVTHASKNSIENHFDTSFELEATLEKRVKRQLLDEVKAICPKDVTIIHVRQGEAKGLGHAIACAAPIIGEHPFAVILPDVILDEASSDLKQDNLADMIVKYNQSSVSQIMVEEVPHQDVDKFGVVDIQGVNLSAGESAKIAAMVEKPPVDEAPSNLAVVGRYVLSEKIWALLKRTPPGAGDEIQLTDAIAMLMETDTVEAYYMKGSSHDCGSKLGYMKANVAYALRRDDLKDELAAYIKTLL
- a CDS encoding thymidylate synthase is translated as MKQYLALMRHVKEQGVKKEDRTGTGTISVFGYQMRFDLSEGFPLVTTKKCHLKSIIHELLWFLAGDTNIKYLTDNGVKIWDGWATENGELGPVYGAQWRSWQGQDGQVIDQIAELIEQIKTNPDSRRLIVSAWNPAVLPDTQFSPSENAANGKQALPPCHTLFQFYVLDGKLSCQLYQRSADILLGVPFNIASYALLTMMIAQVCDLEVGDFVHTFGDAHLYLNHLEQVDEQLSRTPFPKPTMKINPAVKDIFAFKYDDFELVNYQAHPHIKAPVAI
- the lgt gene encoding prolipoprotein diacylglyceryl transferase, whose product is MALAFPEIDPIIFSIGPLSVRWYGMMYLIGFACAMWLANRQAVKSDGQWTKDHVSDLLFYGMLGVILGGRFGYVLFYQFSYFLENPFYLFRIDQGGMSFHGGVIGVVLAVVWFAKTRQKRLLEVGDFVAPLVPLGLLAGRIGNFINGELWGRTTDVSWGVVFPGAGALARHPSQLYEAFLEGLVLFLILQWFIKKPRPAGSVAGVFLLGYGSFRFFVEYFREPDAHLGLFAGMISMGQILSTPMIFAGIGFLVWAYRTQHKTVLN
- a CDS encoding sulfite exporter TauE/SafE family protein, which translates into the protein MNDLMSIITYCAMLGCAVGFLAGLLGIGGGLIIVPALSYLLVTFHVLDTERVFVVAIATSLASIIFTSTSSAFAHHKNNNIPWEIAPAVLVGVAIGALISGFLASFIPVSFLKTVFAISVVFIALRMMLAKPQIKERKLPSTPILASLTALLGGVSGLIGIGGGALLVPFLTFFSVNMKKAIGCSAASGIVIAVFGTVGYVFSGLSTTNLADGFAGFVYLPALFGIVVTSAVFAQLGAKATQFLPVGIIKKIFAILLVIVAIRMLFS
- the ptsP gene encoding phosphoenolpyruvate--protein phosphotransferase, whose product is MLAVLRQIAEAVSQQPDLTSSLKCFVSSVRHAINTECCSVYFADYSQDDFVLMATEGLNPSAVGNFRIGFTEGLVGLVAQREEPINLAFAQTHPRFMLAPEVKEDNYNAFLAVPIVHQKKVMGVIVVQQKIARVFTQDEESLLVTLSAQLASQLALVEIKELLKQDEITHQTSCLKGLSGAPGIAIGHAFVVMPKLDFASFESQKCQSVSAEIALFKQAVSATRQDFNHMSVQLSDNVSSETRAVFQVYQNLLDAKSLGNSVEREINEGWCAKSALKIVIENLANQFLAMQDEYLRERAIDIKDIGLRVLHHLHDTEQAHKTYPENTILVADVLTPTMLAEVPREKIAGVISVSGAANSHASILTRALGIPAIWGVSELPLLQVDGKEVILDAYAGRLYISPSSMLLREYTQIKKQEGLLHDQFESEHHLAAETLDGEHVKLLVNAGLELSSDLASANFMDGVGLYRTEAWFMQKNAFPTQAEQENWYRQVLSAYYPSPVVMRTLDIGGDKMLSYFDVKEENPFLGWRGVRVSLDHPELFLDQLKAMLKANAGLGNLKILFPMVTDVSEVSQAKRLLERAYYELEDEWSDEFYTIEMPEVGVMLEVPSSVFLIPEWAEKVDFCSVGSNDLTQYLLAVDRTNARVAELFNPYHPAVLRVLNTIAAQCQQFELPFSLCGELAADPEGAILLVAMGYRGLSMNSGSINQVKWALRRLEVRFMEDLLAECLMQPSAILVQRLVRNFIVEHGLSQLLYTCHGLNDPIKSV